From Haemorhous mexicanus isolate bHaeMex1 chromosome 13, bHaeMex1.pri, whole genome shotgun sequence, a single genomic window includes:
- the BCL2A1 gene encoding bcl-2-related protein A1 — protein sequence METAEFYYVYYLAQDYLQYVLQESHLGPAQTRVAHVLRTIASSLQDQTEEALRPLLDRIDITSVAVAKRIFNGVMDEKFADGNTNWGRIMTIFTFGGLLTKKLQEHGVQLTAEEKEQISYFITEYIINNKAEWIDANGGWENGFLTKFERRSLLSFSKITALFIAVVSLFREYY from the exons ATGGAAACTGCTGAGTTCTATTACGTTTATTACTTAGCTCAGGACTATCTGCAGTATGTGCTCCAGGAATCACACCTCGGACCAGCCCAGACCAGGGTTGCTCATGTCTTGAGAACCATTGCATCCTCTCTGCAAGACCAAACCGAGGAGGCTCTCAGGCCACTCCTGGACAGGATTGACATCACCTCTGTAGCTGTTGCCAAGAGAATTTTCAATGGAGTCATGGATGAAAAGTTTGCTGATGGAAATACTAACTGGGGACGAATTATGACCATATTTACATTTGGAGGTCTTCTCACCAAGAAGCTTCAAGAGCATGGGGTTCAGCTGactgcagaggagaaggagcagatcTCTTATTTTATCACAGAGTACATCATAAACAACAAAGCCGAATGGATCGATGCGAATGGTGGCTGG gaaaatggCTTCCTAACAAAGTTTGAAAGAAGATCACTACTGTCCTTCTCCAAAATTACAGCCCTGTTCATTGCTGTTGTTTCCTTGTTCAGAGAGTACTACTGA